A genomic stretch from Cytophagia bacterium CHB2 includes:
- a CDS encoding phosphoenolpyruvate carboxylase produces the protein MKHWQGLMATAEGTGISEPLSLQVNLLGELLGHAIREVVGKASFEQVEKLRTLCKAVYLEDHPQHWQQAAAEISKLKPEEILWLLRAFTTFFHLVNKAEQREIVRINRERERRSTAAQPRTESLAEAIHFLNQSGYTRDEVLALLARLDIQPTLTAHPTEARRRAILVKQRSLAHLLEQLQQSDLTPAERDAKISAIYEKICLLLVSDEFRSEKISVADEVQHGLHFLTNAIWETVPRIYRDLRAALAACYQTEVDLPAILRYRSWIGGDRDGNPFVTPDVTQNTLALLRAAVIKLYAKELRALREELSLSSRLLEVPAPLLQALHADRQRITL, from the coding sequence ATGAAACATTGGCAGGGCCTGATGGCGACCGCCGAAGGTACCGGCATATCCGAACCGTTGAGCCTGCAAGTCAACCTGTTGGGCGAATTGTTGGGCCATGCCATTCGCGAAGTCGTGGGCAAAGCTTCGTTTGAGCAGGTGGAGAAGCTGCGCACACTTTGCAAGGCGGTTTATCTCGAAGACCATCCGCAGCATTGGCAACAAGCCGCCGCCGAGATCAGCAAATTGAAGCCGGAGGAAATTCTCTGGCTGTTGCGCGCGTTCACGACATTCTTTCATCTCGTCAATAAAGCCGAACAGCGTGAAATCGTGCGCATCAATCGCGAGCGTGAGCGCCGCAGTACCGCTGCGCAACCGCGCACGGAATCACTTGCCGAAGCCATTCATTTCCTGAATCAAAGCGGCTATACTCGCGACGAGGTTTTGGCGCTGCTTGCGCGCCTCGATATTCAGCCGACGCTGACCGCCCATCCCACCGAAGCGCGGCGCCGCGCGATTTTGGTGAAACAGAGAAGTCTGGCCCATTTGCTCGAACAGTTGCAGCAAAGCGATTTGACTCCGGCGGAACGCGATGCAAAAATCAGCGCGATCTACGAAAAGATTTGCCTGCTGCTGGTGAGCGACGAATTTCGCTCGGAAAAAATTTCGGTAGCAGACGAAGTGCAACACGGCCTGCATTTTCTCACCAACGCGATTTGGGAAACCGTGCCGCGGATTTATCGTGATCTGCGCGCCGCGCTTGCCGCCTGTTATCAAACCGAGGTCGATCTCCCTGCGATTTTGCGCTACCGTTCCTGGATCGGCGGCGACCGCGATGGCAATCCTTTCGTCACGCCGGACGTGACGCAAAACACGCTGGCGCTGCTGCGCGCTGCCGTGATCAAACTCTACGCAAAAGAATTGCGTGCGCTGCGCGAAGAATTGAGCTTATCGTCGCGTTTGCTCGAGGTACCCGCGCCGTTGCTACAAGCTTTGCACGCGGATCGCCAGCGTATAACATTG